In Streptacidiphilus sp. P02-A3a, the DNA window AGGCCGGGCTGATGGACTTCGGCGACCAGATAGCGGCCTGCGCCCGGCTGGCCCAGGGGCACCCCGAGGTCGCCCGGCTGCTGCGCGCGCAGTTCCGGGTGGTGCTGCTGGACGAGTACCAGGACACCTCGGTCGCCCAGCGGCTGCTGCTGTCCGGCCTCTTCGGCGCGGGGACGGGCGCCGGAACCGACGGCGGGGGCGGCGGGGGCGGGCATCCGGTGACCGCCGTCGGCGACCCGTGCCAGGCCATCTACGGCTGGCGCGGGGCCTCGGTGGCCAACCTCGACGACTTCCCGAGGCACTTCCCGCAGGCCGACGGCAGCCCCGCCGAGCGCTACTCGCTCTCGGAGAACCGCCGCAGCGGCGGTCGGCTGCTGGACTTCGCCAACGGCCTGGCCGCGCCGCTGCGGGAGCTGCACCAGGGCGTCTCGGCGCTGCGCCCGGCGCCGGGGGCGGAGCACGAGGGCTTCCTGCGCTGCGCCCTGCTCGACACCCACGACCAGGAGGTGGCCTGGCTCGCCGACTCCATCGCGCACCTGGTCCGCACCGGCACCCGCCCGGGCCGGATAGCCGTGCTCTGCCGGGCCGGGCGGGACCTCTTCCCGGACATGCACGCCGCCCTGGTCGCCCGGGACGTCCCGGTCGAGGTGGTCGGCCTGTCCGGGCTGCTGAACCTGCCCGAGGTCGCCGACCTGGTCGCCACCTGCGAGGTGCTGCAGGACCCGACGGCCAACGCGGCGCTGGTGCGGCTGCTGATCGGCCCGCGCTGGCGGATCGGCCCGCGCGACCTGGCGGTGCTCGGCCGCCGCGCGCAGGCCCTGGTCCGGGTGCACGGCGGGCCCGGCGGCGGCGGTCAGGACCGGCTGGCGGAGGCGGTGGCCGGGACCGACCCGACGGAGGTGGTCTCGCTCGCCGACGCCCTGGAGAGCTTCCTGCACCCGGACAGCCGGGGCGAGCCCGAGCTGCCGGTCTCGCCGGAGGCCCGGGCCCGCTTCGCGCAGCTGGCGGCGGAGATCCGGGACCTGCGCCGGGCGCTGGCCGAGCCGCTGATGGACGTCCTGCACCGGGTGCTCGCGGTGACCGGCCTGGAGGTGGAGCTCTCCGCCTCGCCGCACGCCCTGGCCGCCCGCCGCAAGGAGACCCTGAACGCCTTCCTGGACGTCGCGGCGGGCTTCGCCGACCTCGACGGCGACCCCTCGCTGGCGGCCTTCCTCGGCTTCCTGCGCGCGGCCCAGGAGTTCGACCGGGGCCTGGACAGCACCCTCCCCGGCGGCGACGACACGGTGAAGGTGCTCACCGTGCACAAGTCCAAGGGCCTGGAGTGGGACGTCGTGGCCGTGCCCGGCCTGGTCAAGGGGGCCTTCCCGGCGGAGAAGGGCCGCGAGCGCTGGACCAGCCGCCCCGAGGTGCTGCCGCACGACCTGCGCGGCGACGCGCCGACCCTGCCCGGCACCCCGCCGTGGACCGGGACCGGGATGAAGGCGTTCACCGCCGAGATGAAGGAGCACGCCGCCACCGAGGAGCTGCGCCTCGGCTACGTCGCCTTCACCCGCCCCCGGGAGCTGCTGCTGGCGTCCGGCCACTGGTGGGGCCCCTCGCAGAAGCGCCCGCGCGGGCCCTCGCCGTTCCTCGAAGCGCTGCGCGACCACTGCGAGCGCGGGACCGGCGGCGAGATCGAGGTCTGGGCGCCGACCCCGGCGGCGGACGCGGAGAACCCCTCGCTGGCCCGTACCGCCGACCACCCCTGGCCGCTGCCGCTGGACCAGGACGCGCAGGCCGCCCGCCGCCGGGCCGGCCTGCGGGTGCTGGCGGGCCTGCGCGGCGAGCAGCAGCCGCGGGAACCGGAGCTGGTCCCGGAGGAGCAGCGGCTGGTCGGCTCCTGGGACCGCGACCTGGAGGCGCTGACCGGGGAGCTGCTGCGGTCCCGGGCCGGGCGCCGGGACGTCCCGCTGCCCGCCGCGCTGTCCGCCTCCCAGCTGCTGCGGCTCGCGGCCGATCCGGACGGCTTCGCCCGGGAGCTGGCCCGGCCGATGCCGCGTCCGCCGCAGCCCGCGGCGCGTCGCGGCACCCGCTTCCACGACTGGGTGGAGGCCCGCTTCGAGCCGCTGCTGCTGGTCGGCGAGGACGCCCTGCCCGGCGCCGAGGAGGACCTGGTCGAGGACGAGCGCGACCTGGCCCGGCTCAAGGAGGCGTTCCTGGGCACCCCGTACGCCGCGCTGACCCCGCACCGGGTGGAGTCGCCGTTCCAGCTGCTGCTGGCCGGGCGGGTGGTGCGTGGCCGGATCGACGCGGTCTACCGCACCGGTCCGGAGAGCTACGAGGTGGTCGACTGGAAGACCCACCTGCGGGAGACCGCCGATCCGCTGCAACTGGCGGTGTACCGGCTGGCCTGGGCGGAGTCGCTGGGGCTGCCGCTGGAGCGGGTCTCGGCGGCCTTCCTCTACGTCCGCAGCGGGCGGGTGGTCCGTCCCGCGCCGCTGCCGGGCCGGGCGGAACTGGAAGGTCTGCTCACCGGCATTACTCCGAACGAGCGGCCTATGGATGGTGATACCACGGGAACTTTGTGAAATGACTGTGCAGCATGTCCTTTTCGTGCCTAATGTTATTGGCACCAACCAGTCATACCCTGTCCAATTCTGAACGACAACCTGTCACTGTCGGTTCGTCGGCGTTCCCGCCGGTGACCGGCGGTTCCAGCCCTCGCCGATCCCCAGCCTTCCTTCCTATCGCCGTAGCACAGCGCCCGCAGGAGAAAAGACGTTGAG includes these proteins:
- a CDS encoding ATP-dependent DNA helicase, translated to MSPAITSPEQLRQLLGIPFTAEQTRAITAPLAPAVIVAGAGSGKTTVMAARVVWLVGTGQVRPEQVLGLTFTNKAAGELAERVRKALVQAGVVDLDPVAADDVLGEPEISTYHAFAGRLLKDHGLRIGLEPDVRLLADATRYQLAARVLRQAPGPYPALTGSFSTLIDSLLTLDGELAEHLVVPERLQQYDRALLAALDRARLSNDDLRKVPRTAAARIELADLVGRYRARKSEAGLMDFGDQIAACARLAQGHPEVARLLRAQFRVVLLDEYQDTSVAQRLLLSGLFGAGTGAGTDGGGGGGGHPVTAVGDPCQAIYGWRGASVANLDDFPRHFPQADGSPAERYSLSENRRSGGRLLDFANGLAAPLRELHQGVSALRPAPGAEHEGFLRCALLDTHDQEVAWLADSIAHLVRTGTRPGRIAVLCRAGRDLFPDMHAALVARDVPVEVVGLSGLLNLPEVADLVATCEVLQDPTANAALVRLLIGPRWRIGPRDLAVLGRRAQALVRVHGGPGGGGQDRLAEAVAGTDPTEVVSLADALESFLHPDSRGEPELPVSPEARARFAQLAAEIRDLRRALAEPLMDVLHRVLAVTGLEVELSASPHALAARRKETLNAFLDVAAGFADLDGDPSLAAFLGFLRAAQEFDRGLDSTLPGGDDTVKVLTVHKSKGLEWDVVAVPGLVKGAFPAEKGRERWTSRPEVLPHDLRGDAPTLPGTPPWTGTGMKAFTAEMKEHAATEELRLGYVAFTRPRELLLASGHWWGPSQKRPRGPSPFLEALRDHCERGTGGEIEVWAPTPAADAENPSLARTADHPWPLPLDQDAQAARRRAGLRVLAGLRGEQQPREPELVPEEQRLVGSWDRDLEALTGELLRSRAGRRDVPLPAALSASQLLRLAADPDGFARELARPMPRPPQPAARRGTRFHDWVEARFEPLLLVGEDALPGAEEDLVEDERDLARLKEAFLGTPYAALTPHRVESPFQLLLAGRVVRGRIDAVYRTGPESYEVVDWKTHLRETADPLQLAVYRLAWAESLGLPLERVSAAFLYVRSGRVVRPAPLPGRAELEGLLTGITPNERPMDGDTTGTL